Proteins encoded in a region of the Anopheles aquasalis chromosome 2, idAnoAquaMG_Q_19, whole genome shotgun sequence genome:
- the LOC126580913 gene encoding acyl-CoA Delta-9 desaturase-like has translation MTIAMSKEMVTEHGLAAHDVNVKNASAQNASDLNNNFNGMGDSKEISEKDLDDYLHHYNKWEQSRAGRALQQWIADHLGLKFDAEIKWKNVAMIGGLHLMTVIMFFKYVWYSTLTTWIWGIFVGGCAGFGVTGGAHRLWTHRAYKAKLPLRIILMCCYCLSGQNSLFDWVRDHRIHHKYSETDADPHNSNRGFFYAHVGWLLLRKHPECIKKGRLIDMSDVLADPVIQFHQKYFMALKILFTFIVPSFIPWLFLGEPLYISFLANCLLRYALTLNFTWLVNSAAHIYGNKPYDKRIRPAENKAVSIVAMGEGWHNYHHVFPWDYKAAELSNYSLNVTTFWLDFFAKIGWAYDLKEPSKDLVRRTLEKYGDGTHITTPIGHLQEVPEQESAKSR, from the exons ATGACGATCGCGATGAGCAAGGAAATGGTAACCGAGCATGGTCTCGCGGCCCACGATGTTAACGTGAAGAACGCTTCGGCACAGAACGCAAGCGatctcaacaacaacttcAATGGGATGGGCGATAGCAAGGAAATCTCAGAGAAAGATCTGGACGACTATCTGCATCACTACAACAAATGGGAGCAGAGCCGAGCGGGAAGAGCCCTCCAGCAGTGGATCGCCGATCATCTTGGGCTAAAGTTTGATGCCGAAATCAAATGGAAGAACGTGGCCATGATCGGTGGTTTGCATCTGATGACGGTGATAATGTTCTTCAAGTACGTGTGGTACTCCACACTAACAACATGGATATGGG GTATTTTCGTCGGTGGTTGTGCCGGATTCGGCGTCACGGGTGGTGCCCACCGGCTGTGGACACATCGTGCCTATAAGGCCAAACTACCGTTGCGCATTATCCTaatgtgctgctactgtcttTCGGGGCAGAACAGCTTGTTCGACTGGGTGCGTGATCACCGCATCCACCACAAGTACTCGGAGACGGATGCCGACCCGCACAACTCCAACCGTGGCTTCTTCTATGCGCACGtcggctggctgctgctccggaagcACCCCGAGTGCATCAAGAAGGGCCGCCTGATCGATATGTCCGATGTGCTGGCTGATCCCGTCATCCAGTTTCATCAGAAGTACTTTATGGCGCTAAAGATCCTGTTTACCTTCATCGTACCATCGTTCATTCCGTGGCTCTTCCTTGGCGAGCCGCTATATATTTCCTTCCTGGCCAACTGTCTGCTGCGCTACGCCCTGACGCTCAACTTCACCTGGTTGGTTAACAGCGCGGCACACATCTACGGCAACAAACCGTACGACAA GCGTATTCGACCGGCAGAAAACAAGGCCGTGTCGATCGTGGCCATGGGTGAAGGGTGGCACAACTACCATCATGTGTTCCCGTGGGATTACAAGGCGGCCGAGTTGAGCAATTACTCACTGAATGTAACCACATTCTGGCTGGACTTTTTCGCCAAGATCGGTTGGGCGTACGATCTGAAGGAACCGTCGAAGGATCTTGTCCGAAGGACGCTGGAGAAATATG GCGATGGTACACACATTACGACCCCTATCGGACACCTGCAGGAGGTTCCCGAGCAGGAGTCGGCGAAGAGCCGATAA
- the LOC126569986 gene encoding acyl-CoA Delta-9 desaturase-like, protein MTVGVTSTLQFIAGNSAQYMKPGEASEQQSPAGTMATSRLPTDTNNNSNNNSNEMEDDQTVSNKDIDSYLKHYNRWQQSAWGHRMTVLLKRWTGYEFDAEIKWNNVLMIGLFHVIAICSFAYYVWQATIVSYVWGFFIGGCAGFGVTAGVHRLWCHRSYKAKLPLRIILMCCYSIAGQNTIYDWVRDHRIHHKYSETDGDPHNANRGFLYAHVGWLMLRKHPECIKKGRLIDMSDIVSDPVVQFHHKNFVLMKMLFCFILPTFIPWYFLGEKFGMAFFSQCFVRYVLSLNFTWLVNSAAHLYGSHPYDKRINPAENRAVSMVAMGEGWHNYHHVFPWDYKAAELGNYSFNVTTFWLDVFSKIGWAYDLKEPSKDLVTKTIAKYGDGTHITARIGHMEEVPAPSD, encoded by the exons ATGACGGTCGGTGTAACGAGTACGCTGCAATTCATCGCCGGCAATTCGGCACAGTACATGAAACCGGGAGAGGCCAGCGAGCAGCAATCGCCTGCAGGCACGATGGCCACATCCAGGCTACCAACggacaccaacaacaacagcaacaacaacagcaacgagatGGAGGATGATCAGACGGTGAGCAACAAGGATATCGACAGCTATCTCAAGCACTACAACCGCTGGCAGCAGTCCGCTTGGGGCCATCGCATGACGGTACTGCTGAAGCGCTGGACGGGCTACGAGTTTGATGCCGAAATCAAGTGGAACAATGTGCTGATGATCGGCCTCTTTCACGTGATCGCCATATGCTCATTCGCGTATTACGTCTGGCAGGCCACCATCGTGTCCTACGTCTGGG GTTTCTTCATCGGTGGGTGCGCCGGCTTTGGGGTGACTGCCGGTGTTCACCGGCTGTGGTGCCATCGCTCGTACAAGGCCAAGCTACCGCTGCGCATCATCCTGATGTGCTGCTACTCGATCGCGGGCCAAAACACGATCTACGACTGGGTCCGGGATCATCGCATTCACCACAAGTACTCGGAAACGGACGGTGATCCACACAACGCGAACCGGGGCTTCCTGTACGCGCACGTCGGCTGGCTGATGCTCCGCAAGCACCCCGAGTGCATCAAGAAGGGCCGCCTGATCGATATGTCCGACATCGTGAGCGATCCGGTCGTCCAGTTCCATCACAA GAACTTTGTCCTTATGAAGATGCTGTTCTGCTTCATTTTGCCAACGTTCATTCCATGGTACTTTTTGGGCGAAAAGTTCGGGATGGCCTTCTTCAGCCAGTGCTTCGTACGCTACGTACTAAGTTTGAACTTTACCTGGCTGGTAAATAGTGCTGCCCATCTGTACGGTAGTCATCCGTACGACAA GCGCATCAATCCTGCGGAAAACCGAGCTGTTTCCATGGTTGCTATGGGCGAAGGATGGCACAACTACCATCATGTGTTCCCGTGGGACTACAAAGCAGCCGAGCTGGGCAACTACTCGTTCAACGTGACCACCTTCTGGTTGGATGTATTTAGCAAGATCGGTTGGGCGTACGATCTGAAGGAACCATCGAAGGATCTGGTCACCAAAACGATCGCTAAATACG GTGACGGTACGCACATTACGGCCCGGATCGGGCACATGGAGGAAGTCCCAGCGCCGTCtgattaa